A section of the Babylonia areolata isolate BAREFJ2019XMU chromosome 1, ASM4173473v1, whole genome shotgun sequence genome encodes:
- the LOC143288805 gene encoding zinc finger SWIM domain-containing protein 8-like, with the protein MDLMFEWEYEGDRFSFEDSDRFEEDSLCSWGSEPELCNNWRGWKRQNGGQALMQGFQPSGPDRRVLPLVELSAQAVACHIPFEEVERFTQPVPEQLQLRIAFWSFPENEEDIRLYSCLANGSADEFTKGEHLYKARAVKDALQIGFHLSATVNAPQNFNQGGQGKGSYNVAVVFDRRRISSCSCSCNCNASWCCHIVALCLFRIHQGLSVTLRAPVSESLSQLKRDQLQKFAQYLISELPQQILPTAQRLLDELLSCKETAMNTVGGAPDPTAGPSANEQTSWCLDEATLHENIKKTLVKFCVPSPIVFSDVNYLSASAPPAAAEWQSLLRPLRGREPEGMWNLLSIVREMFRRTDSNSIPLLEILTDEVMQCEQILIWWFVTKASTTNNNSMHLSRSNNSSASATQHAAASLCEEIVALWRLAALNPRLSPSQRHDLCTKFREWHVSTVEKVRKARNSSSGNASNTIKKADMENFSGFKPAMEACQLTWEDYPIPGVTYSSKDGQRWNYRFSSKFHDGGDVKKPSRVQPVTICSEDIISTDNSRNLAHSQRSQELRSRAGRMEVRGVVTRRDSCLNDGAASSGSEGFCEPENRHFRDSDSSLDNTKGFHSRSNSLDEPEMSPAEAVEARHRNSLLRSHDPQEVEVFEEVQEEGAVCMAQVPSGAASGKGSKDKVKPTPTSSTEDTTPTKPTPSNDLSAKDSSQPKGAAASGGGGAAGAVNNVDPSSESQQSSDEYQMYFYDTKAKVGDMDKRKKEKSDEPNLFSGLKKMENVQEILFARAEALHAHGHTKEACHLAQQLAEEMLLHPPDLFTNTATGASTPKSKKKKALNSISLLASSTLAKASFLCSVLSEDTECHYLAFKMGMFGMELARPPASCKALEVKLAYQESELLQLLKKIPLGRQMMDELQSRAEQLRDGTLKSRGDALLPLTLATFIFEALCLPLHTAADEKLGFEAAVTALGLKANISEAEHPLLCESLRRQRGELAIAMLVHYKEDIVKLSKIMDKLLDKEVNSQYKAPSLVTYLNSRSSTFSSSASSSAASSSSCIPFTASAAHHPLPGSPHAAPPSSVHTDSPSCSTPVPSSSRTYSASQPHSIAASHRHGDRGMGAGPGVAGRDCSAAAEAADTESSNDVTPTQSLPSSNSGSTSGLLTGGNGNGGARPKTTYCLRYNSGKDTDSSALEEEGDDLKALEAKIRCLGMKKKPSQGMASIDSSAPETTSSDNSPTLVRRNFGKHQGPGSDSGSSGESDSLGSSSSGDKMARTAHRDVESPLTPYMARMLPQQLLADNRMSSTGIKGLRYKGKTRIMPTVPNQPSEASAHFMFELAKTVLLKAGGSSATSLFTQPSSSTPHSGPHRHLHLCAFQIGLYALGLSNCVSPNWLSRTYSSHVSWIAGQAMEIGSAAIRIIIDTWEGHLTPPEVASLADRASRGRDPTMVRVAAELALSCLPHAHALNPSEVQRALYQCREQSWDMLERACLAVEQAAEGGGVFPEVLFEVARHWYEMAEEAGPANPAGDVQVGNNSQSASTSQRRETDSPVVAGAAMPLPQVSNGVVVERSSPVSLATVHYSQPPAVAVAAGMVSQAPPTSSPQLLSHSSTGLTQAVVLPYPLPQATPHGAGQLPASAYIPAAAYNYVAAGTFHQHTYSHQHLPMHSHSLHPAYVTSYAPAPYPPTATFPTTPMQGLPGGQLYHTSPPHLRQLASSVPPTAVQVYPATCQVTTHTLPTTAATGAVAHIHALHTVDTCVAPATNTVNSGQVVNVAVPPLQPTGHSPAQFKYLTAAFRVGMLAMETLARRVHDDRPQTKYARNPPYGEDVKWLLAIAIKLGTAFLQQFCASAVNAVVSPFILYDLAMEAANFLSRNNPVHLSSQLRSNILNPLYQKCLQMFIQCAHQRIHHISNADYDEFVSIVCTARNAFYLAPGGIVQFNELLQSLRRSKSCRKELWQRIVSGLATGTV; encoded by the exons GTCCAGATCGGCGAGTGCTTCCTTTGGTGGAGCTTTCGGCCCAGGCAGTAGCCTGTCACATCCCCTTCGAGGAAGTGGAGCGCTTCACACAGCCTGTTCCTGAACAGCTTCAACTGCGCATTGCCTTCTGGAGCTTTCCCGAGAATGAGGAAGACATCAG ACTCTACTCGTGTCTGGCCAATGGCAGTGCTGATGAGTTCACCAAGGGAGAACATTTGTACAAAGCCCGGGCAGTTAAAGATGCCCTGCAGATAG GGTTCCATCTGAGTGCCACAGTGAATGCCCCGCAGAACTTCAACCAGGGGGGTCAGGGCAAAGGCAGCTACAATGTGGCCGTGGTGTTTGACCGGCGCCGcatctcctcctgctcctgtaGCTGCAACTGCAACGCCTCCTGGTGCTGCCACATTGTGGCCCTCTGCCTGTTCCGTATCCACCAG GGCCTGTCGGTGACTTTGCGCGCCCCTGTGTCGGAGTCCTTGTCCCAGCTGAAGAGAGATCAGCTGCAGAAGTTTGCCCAGTACCTCATCAGTGAGCTGCCTCAGCAG ATTCTGCCCACAGCTCAGCGATTGCTGGATGAACTGCTGTCCTGCAAAGAGACAGCCATGAACACTGTGGGAGGAGCTCCGG ATCCAACTGCAGGGCCCTCCGCCAATGAGCAGACCTCTTGGTGTCTGGATGAAGCCACGCTGCATGAAAACATCAAGAAAACTCTAGTCAAGTTCTGTGTCCCATCACCCATAGTGTTTAg TGATGTCAACTACCTGTCAGCAAGTGCTCCCCCAGCAGCAGCGGAGTGGCAGAGTCTGTTGCGTCCTCTGCGTGGGCGGGAGCCAGAAGGCATGTGGAACCTCCTGTCCATAGTGCGTGAGATGTTCCGTCGCACAGACAGCAACTCCATCCCTCTGCTGGAGATCCTCACGGATGAGGTCATGCAGTGCGAACAG ATCCTGATCTGGTGGTTTGTGACAAAAGCCtcgaccaccaacaacaacagtatgcaTCTAAGTCGCAGCAACAACAGCTCTGCCAGTGCTACCCAGCACGCTGCAGCCAGCCTGTGTGAGGAAATCGTGGCCTTGTGGCGACTGGCAGCCTTAAACCCTCGTCTGTCCCCCTCACAACGGCATGATCTGTGCACCAAGTTCAGAGAGTGGCATGTCAGCACTGTGGAAAAG GTGCGGAAGGCAAGAAACTCAAGCTCAGGGAACGCTTCCAACACCATCAAGAAGGCGGACATGGAGAACTTCTCAGGTTTCAAGCCGGCCATGGAAGCGTGTCAGCTGACATGGGAGGACTATCCCATCCCAGGGGTGACATACTCCAGCAAGGATGGCCAGCGCTGGAATTACCGCTTCAGCTCCAAGTTTCATGACGGTGGGGACGTGAAGAAGCCCTCCCGTGTTCAGCCGGTCACCATCTGTTCTGAAGACATCATCAGCACAGACAATTCCAGAAACCTTGCTCATTCCCAACGATCTCAGGAACTTCGGTCTCGGGCAGGCAGGATGGAAGTGCGAGGAGTTGTCACTCGACGAGATTCTTGCCTTAACGACGGAGCTGCCAGCTCTGGCTCGGAAGGTTTTTGTGAGCCAGAGAACCGGCATTTTAGGGACTCAGACTCTAGTTTAGACAACACGAAAGGGTTCCATTCCCGCAGCAACTCGTTGGATGAACCGGAGATGTCTCCAGCGGAGGCAGTGGAGGCACGACACAGAAATTCTTTGCTCAGATCTCATGACCCACAGGAAGTGGAGGTGTTTGAGGAGGTCCAGGAGGAGGGGGCTGTGTGCATGGCACAGGTGCCATCTGGTGCAGCATCAGGTAAAGGCAGCAAGGACAAGGTCAAACCCACGCCCACTAGTTCCACAGAGGATACCACACCCACCAAACCCACACCCTCCAATGATCTCAGTGCCAAAGATTCTAGTCAGCCCAAAGGTGCAGcagccagtggtggtggtggtgctgctggtgctgtgaATAATGTGGACCCCTCCTCTGAGTCCCAGCAGTCCAGTGACGAGTATCAGATGTACTTCTACGACACCAAGGCCAAAGTGGGGGACATGGACAAGCGCAAAAAGGAGAAGTCCGATGAGCCCAACCTCTTCTCTGGCCTGAAGAAAATGGAGAATGTGCAGGAG ATCCTGTTTGCCAGGGCAGAGGCGCTGCATGCCCACGGCCACACCAAGGAGGCCTGTCACCTGGCCCAGCAGCTGGCTGAGGAGATGCTGCTTCACCCCCCTGACCTCTTCACCAACACTGCCACCGGGGCCTCCACCCCCAAGT caaagaagaaaaaggcgtTGAACAGCATCAGTCTCCTGGCCAGCTCTACACTGGCGAAGGCCTCGTTCCTCTGCAGTGTGCTGTCGGAGGACACAGAGTGTCACTACCTGGCCTTCAAAATGGGCATGTTTGGCATGGAACTAGCCAGACCTCCTGCGTCTTGCAAAGCCCTTGag GTGAAGCTGGCTTACCAAGAGTCAGAGCTGCTACAGCTGCTGAAGAAGATCCCGCTGGGTCGTCAGATGATGGATGAGCTTCAGTCCCGAGCTGAGCAGCTACGGGACGGAACGTTGAAGTCCCGGGGAGATGCTCTCCTGCCTTTGACTCTAGCCACCTTCATCTTTGAGGCTCTGTGTTTGCCTT tgcacaCAGCAGCGGATGAAAAGCTTGGCTTCGAAGCAGCTGTGACTGCCCTTGGCCTGAAGGCCAACATCTCTGAGGCTGAACATCCGCTGCTGTGCGAAAGTCTTCGGCGTCAGAGAGGGGAACTGGCTATTGCCATGCTTGTCCACTACAAGGAAGACATTGTCAAACTTAGCAAG ATCATGGACAAGCTGCTGGACAAGGAGGTGAACAGCCAGTACAAAGCCCCCAGCCTTGTCACCTACCTCAACTCGCGCTCatctaccttctcctcctccgcctcctcctccgccgcctcctcctcctcctgcatccCGTTCACAGCCTCCGCggcccaccaccctctccctggCAGCCCCCACGCAGCCCCTCCGAGTTCCGTCCACACAGACAGTCCATCCTGCAGTACCCCTGTGCCATCTTCCTCCCGCACTTACTCGGCCTCCCAGCCCCACTCCATCGCCGCCTCTCACCGCCACGGGGACCGTGGGATGGGGGCGGGCCCTGGCGTGGCCGGCAGAGACTGCTCCGCTGCGGCAGAGGCAGCAGACACGGAGTCCAGCAACGACGTCACCCCCACGCAGTCGTTGCCCTCCAGCAACAGCGGCAGCACGAGTGGTCTCTTGACGGGTGGGAACGGTAACGGTGGTGCCAGGCCCAAGACCACCTATTGTCTCAGGTATAACAG cggtaaagacacagacagttcAGCCCtggaagaggagggagatgaCCTCAAGGCCCTGGAAGCCAAGATCCGATGTCTGGGAATGAAGAAGAAACCATCACAAG GCATGGCCAGCATTGACAGCAGTGCTCCGGAGACGACCTCCAGTGACAATTCACCGACCTTGGTGCGACGCAACTTTGGCAAGCACCAGGGGCCGGGGTCAGATAGCGGCAGCAGTGGGGAGAGTGATTCCCTTGGCTCCTCCAGCTCTGGGGACAAGATGGCTCGCACCGCCCACAGGGATGTGGAGAG cccaTTAACTCCCTACATGGCCAGAATGTTGCCCCAGCAGCTGTTGGCTGACAACAGAATGTCCTCTACTGGCATCAAGGGACTGAG GTACAAGGGCAAGACGAGGATCATGCCCACGGTACCCAACCAGCCCAGTGAAGCCTCGGCCCACTTCATGTTTGAGTTGGCCAAGACGGTGCTGCTGAAGGCCGGGGGCAGCAGCGCCACCTCCCTCTTCACCcagccctcctcctccaccccccactccggcccccaccgccacctccacctgTGCGCGTTTCAGATTGGCCTGTATGCCCTGGGGCTCAGCAACTGCGTGTCTCCCAACTGGTTGTCAAGGACCTACTCTTCTCACGTCTCTTGGATTGCTG GTCAAGCCATGGAGATAGGAAGTGCAGCGATTCGCATCATCATTGACACTTGGGAGGGTCACCTCACGCCGCCAGAGGTGGCATCCCTGGCTGACAGGGCGTCCAGGGGTCGCGACCCGACCATGGTGCGCGTAGCTGCGGAGCTGGCTCTCTCCTGTCTACCGCACGCACATGCCTTGAATCCTTCAGAG GTCCAAAGAGCACTGTACCAGTGCCGGGAGCAGAGCTGGGACATGCTGGAGCGAGCGTGCCTGGCAGTGGAGCAAGctgcggaggggggcggggtcttCCCGGAGGTCCTCTTTGAAGTGGCCCGTCATTGGTACGAGATGGCCGAGGAGGCGGGACCAGCCAACCCTGCTGGAGACGTACAGGTTGGGAACAACTCTCAGTCCGCGTCGACGTCTCAGCGACGTGAGACAGACAGCCCCGTCGTGGCTGGAGCAGCCATGCCTCTGCCACAG GTCAGCAACGGAGTGGTGGTGGAGCGGTCCAGCCCCGTGTCCCTGGCCACCGTCCACTACTCTCAACCCCCTGCCGTTGCTGTGGCAGCGGGCATGGTCAGCCAGGCACCGcccacctccagcccccagcTCCTGTCCCACAGCTCCACAGGTCTGACCCAGGCTGTGGTCCTGCCCTACCCCCTGCCCCAAGCCACGCCCCATGGGGCAGGCCAACTGCCTGCCTCCGCCTACATCCCTGCCGCTGCCTATAACTAT GTGGCAGCAGGAACGTTCCACCAGCACACCTACTCCCACCAGCACCTGCCcatgcactcccacagcctgcaCCCGGCCTACGTCACCTCCTatgcccccgccccctacccgcCCACGgccaccttccccaccacccccatgcaGGGGCTGCCGGGGGGCCAGCTGtaccacacctctccccctcacctGCGACAGCTGGCCTCCAGTGTGCCCCCCACTGCCGTGcag GTGTATCCTGCCACCTGCCAGGTGACTACCCACACCTTGCCCACCACGGCAGCCACAGGGGCAGTGGCCCACATCCACGCCCTGCACACGGTGGACACCTGTGTGGCACCGGCCACCAACACTGTCAACTCAG gCCAAGTGGTGAACGTGGCGGTGCCTCCCCTGCAGCCCACAGGCCACAGCCCCGCCCAGTTCAAGTACCTGACAGCAGCCTTCAGGGTGGGCATGCTGGCCATGGAGACACTGGCACGCCGCGTCCACGACGACCGCCCCCAGACCAAGTATGCCCGCAACCCGCCCTACGGCGAGGACGTCAAGTGGCTTCTGGCCATTGCCATCAAactgg GGACGGCCTTTTTGCAGCAGTTCTGTGCCAGCGCAGTCAACGCCGTGGTCAGTCCTTTCATCCTTTACGACCTGGCTATGGAGGCGGCCAACTTCCTGTCGCGCAACAACCCTGTGCACCTGTCCAGTCAGCTGCGCTCCAACATCCTCAACCCCCTCTATCAGAAGTGTCTGCAGAT GTTCATTCAGTGTGCTCACCAACGCATCCATCACATCAGCAATGCAGACTACGACGAGTTTGTCAGCATCGTGTGCACAGCGCGCAATGCTTTCTACCTGGCACCGGGGGGTATCGTGCAGTTCAATGAACTTCTGCAGAGCCTGCGTCGCTCCAAGTCATGCCGCAAGGAGCTGTGGCAGCGCATCGTCAGCGGTCTGGCCACGGGCACAGTATGA